The following are encoded together in the Odocoileus virginianus isolate 20LAN1187 ecotype Illinois chromosome 28, Ovbor_1.2, whole genome shotgun sequence genome:
- the RASSF7 gene encoding LOW QUALITY PROTEIN: ras association domain-containing protein 7 (The sequence of the model RefSeq protein was modified relative to this genomic sequence to represent the inferred CDS: inserted 1 base in 1 codon) produces MLSGLAAMELKVWVDGIQRVVCGVSEQTTCQEVVIALAQAIGQTGRFVLVQRLREKERQLLPQECPVGAQATCGQFASDVQFVLRRTGPSLAGRPSSDSCPPPERCPIRASLPPKPRPALDREPCKALTFSLGCPGQAPGPVLPEPLAPVVPVPGCCADLQGLEQRVRRNAAELGQEAFWEQELRREQAREHEAQARLHALSAATAEHAARLQALDAQARALEAELHLAAEAPRSPSPTASVAERLRQDLAAQERQSMQVQGSLALVGRALEAAEHALQAQAQELEELNRELRQCNLQQFIQQTGAALPPPPRPDGDPAGTQDLLPPAREEALTGGPXESGPCVQPEPRDCPHEAELLEVAALTPEWTSTAKACQAWMTEASPWSQRTPSTVQWEALEPGA; encoded by the exons ATGCTCTCAGGACTGGCGGCCATGGAGCTGAAAGTGTGGGTGGACGGCATCCAGCGCGTGGTTTGTGGGGTTTCAGAGCAGACCACCTGTCAAGAAGTGGTCATTGCACTAGCCCAAGCCATAG GCCAGACAGGCCGCTTTGTGCTCGTGCAGCGTCTCAGAGAGAAGGAACGGCAGCTGCTACCCCAGGAATGTCCTGTGGGCGCCCAAGCGACCTGCGGACAGTTTGCCAGTGATGTCCAGTTTGTCCTGAGGCGGACAGGACCCAGCCTTGCTGGGaggccctcctcagacagctgcCCTCCCCCTGAGCGCTGCCCCATCCGAGCCAGCCTTCCCCCAAAGCCTCGACCAGCACTGGACCGTGAGCCCTGCAAAGCACTGACCTTCAGCCTGGGGTGCCCTGGGCAGGCCCCCGGCCCTGTGCTACCCGAGCCTCTGGCTCCTGTAGTGCCAGTGCCAGGCTGCTGTGCAGACCTGCAGGGTCTGGAGCAAAGGGTGCGCAGGAACGCAGCAGAGCTGGGCCAGGAGGCCTTCTGGGAGCAGGAGCTGCGGCGAGAGCAGGCCCGGGAGCATGAGGCACAGGCCCGCCTGCACGCGCTGAGCGCAGCTACAGCTGAGCATGCGGCGAGACTGCAGGCCCTGGACGCCCAGGCCCGTGCCCTGGAGGCCGAGTTACACCTGGCTGCCGAGGCCCCGAGGTCCCCCTCGCCCACAGCGTCTGTGGCTGAGCGCCTGCGCCAGGACCTGGCTGCCCAGGAGCGGCAAAGCATGCAGGTGCAGGGCAGCCTCGCCCTAGTGGGCCGGGCTCTGGAGGCTGCCGAGCACGCCCTGCAG GCCCAGGCccaggagctggaggagctgAACCGGGAGCTGCGTCAGTGTAACCTGCAGCAGTTCATCCAGCAGACGGGCGCAGCGCTGCCCCCGCCCCCAAGGCCGGACGGGGACCCTGCTGGCACTCAG GATCTTCTGCCTCCAGCCAGAGAAGAGGCCCTCACGGGAGGCC CGGAGTCCGGCCCTTGTGTCCAGCCTGAGCCCAGAGA TTGCCCCCATGAGGCAGAACTCCTTGAGGTAGCAGCTCTAACCCCAGAGTGGACGTCCACAGCCAAGGCCTGCCAAGCCTGGATGACAGAGGCGAGCCCGTGGTCACAGAGGACTCCTTCCACCGTGCAGTGGGAAGCCCTGGAACCTGGAGCCTGA
- the LMNTD2 gene encoding lamin tail domain-containing protein 2: MAPKSRQEAEDAEEEALASLVDREPVSGHVGPPAGATAYPVAPTRPQNAKPSSTRMVSSINLQSALESLDPNTLRLLWGQRELEIQALRWTIQNQREARHCRILQKVAGLPAERSSRSQEKFLQNQVQKLTLELKAQKEKAQLEKERLEERLQQTGDALQQLEAELQAFQKSCLLQLARSSWVGRMLRSSTGSVEVVTAETLMDLSDFSENDQAPTAGEGFRLEDVDWNSIAHRYPNLFTNLESSSDQKHPRTPQLPTASPPDQWSSELCCRHQEHNLKSVEWSSLPLVGTSSSGGADSESSNSQLAVHNHMHKVTGARPPVPGRTAKQVEARAQSLCRDSQATFEGHCGPGPASQEMSSVDPGPSKLGSPSQAVCLSLHLQKTRSDKQGKNGREPKSGVDSHLWTSGRCPSPSPTGTCLKIVAVSRRQRFVRILNQSLEETVDLGGFMLQQLVLDFPVCMYRFPPNTLLAPRHHITVWGEGPCSTKRQQPSSLGQEPVHSYSSRGCATLLLNPQGEVLSEHQSPHYVTPVSRIFADNTDLSIDCFSLSEARPGAALAEHQPQPRPPRKGRVREAQAGRRRPGPRVGLPRLSTIKLLRQREAPVWPEDAAQTHAELLPAIPSPEVGMGLQDCQGRKEHKVRVCRKRVDRGCPMVTLSVQSTAESRFGFRFLSYPPITADTRWPL, encoded by the exons ATGGCCCCCAAGTCTCGTCAGGAGGCTGAAGATGCTGAGGAAGAGGCTCTCGCATCCCTGGTGGACCGAGAACCAGTGAGTGGCCATGTGGGGCCTCCAGCGGGTGCCACTGCATACCCGGTGGCTCCCACACGCCCTCAGAACGCCAAGCCCAGCTCCACCAGGATGGTCTCCTCCATCAACCTGCA GTCGGCCTTGGAGTCCCTGGACCCCAACACCCTACGGCTGCTCTGGGGGCAGAGGGAGTTGGAGATCCAGGCCCTGCGGTGGACCATCCAGAATCAGCGTGAAGCCCGGCACTGCCGTATCCTGCAGAAGGTGGCTGGGCTTCCGGCTGAGAG GAGCTCGAGAAGTCAGGAAAAATTCCTGCAAAACCAGGTCCAAAAGCTGACTTTGGAGTTGAAAGCGCAGAAGGAAAAGGCCCAACTG GAGAAGGAGCGCCTGGAGGAGCGGCTGCAGCAGACAGGGGACGCGCTGCAGCAGCTGGAGGCCGAGCTGCAGGCCTTCCAGAAGTCCTGCCTCCTGCAGCTGGCCCGCTCCTCCTGGGTGGGCCGCATGCTGCGGTCTTCCACGGGCAGCGTGGAG GTAGTGACGGCAGAGACCCTGATGGACCTCAGTGACTTCTCTGAGAACGATCAGGCCCCCACTGCTGGGGAG GGTTTCCGGCTGGAGGATGTGGACTGGAACAGCATTGCCCACCGGTACCCTAACCTCTTCACCAACCTCGAGTCCAGCTCAGATCAAAA GCACCCCCGGACCCCGCAGCTTCCAACAGCCTCACCGCCTGACCAGTGGAGCTCAGAGCTGTGCTGTAGGCACCAGGAGCACAATCTCAAGAGTGTCGAGTGGAGCTCCCTGCCCTTGGTGGGCACCAGCAGCTCCGGGGGCGCTGACTCCGAGTCCAGCAACAGCCAGCTGGCGGTGCATAATCACATGCATAAAGTGACAGGGGCCCGTCCCCCAGTGCCTGGCCGCACTGCCAAGCAGGTGGAGGCACGGGCACAGAGCCTCTGCAGGGACAGTCAGGCAACATTTGAAG GGCACTGCGGGCCGGGTCCGGCCTCACAGGAGATGTCCTCGGTAGACCCTGGACCCTCCAAATTGGGGTCCCCCTCCCAGGCAGTCTGCCTCTCCCTGCATCTCCAGAAAACCCGCTCAGACAAGCAGGGCAAGAATGGCCGGGAGCCTAAGTCTGGGGTGGATTCCCATCTCTGGACTTCCGGGCGCTGTCCAAG ccccagccccacggGCACCTGCCTGAAGATCGTGGCGGTTAGCCGCCGCCAGAGGTTCGTGCGCATCCTCAACCAGTCGCTGGAGGAGACGGTGGACCTGGGTGGCTTCATGCTGCAGCAGCTGGTGCTCGACTTCCCTGTGTGCATGTACCGCTTCCCACCCAACACCCTGCTGGCTCCGCGGCACCACATCACG GTGTGGGGCGAGGGGCCCTGTAGCACCAAGCGGCAGCAGCCCTCCTCCCTGGGCCAGGAGCCCGTCCACTCCTACTCCAGCCGAGGCTGTGCGACCCTCCTCCTGAACCCCCAAGGCGAG GTCCTCAGCGAGCACCAGTCCCCACACTACGTGACCCCAGTGTCCAGGATCTTCGCAGACAACACCGACTTGTCCATCGACTGTTTCTCGCTCTCAGAGGCCCGGCCCGGAGCTGCCCTTGCGGAGCATCAGCCCCAGCCTCGACCCCCGCGCAAGGGTCGGGTGCGGGAGGCCCAGGCTGGGCGCCGGAGGCCTGG gccgCGGGTCGGGTTGCCCCGCCTGAGTACCATCAAGCTCCTCCGCCAGCGGGAGGCGCCAGTATGGCCCGAGGACGCGGCCCAGACCCACGCAGAGCTCTTGCCCGCCATCCCCAGCCCCG AGGTCGGGATGGGCCTCCAGGACTGCCAGGGTAGGAAGGAGCACAAAGTCCGG GTGTGCCGGAAGAGGGTGGACCGCGGCTGTCCCATGGTGACGCTGTCGGTGCAGAGCACAGCTGAGAGCAGGTTCGGCTTCCGCTTCCTCAGCTACCCGCCCATCACCGCGGACACTCGCTGGCCGCTGTAG